In a genomic window of Rhododendron vialii isolate Sample 1 chromosome 12a, ASM3025357v1:
- the LOC131311745 gene encoding uncharacterized protein LOC131311745, with translation MDSINTEKLQSMKKNKKLQVLNSLFLHSVLALLCTLFCSCPFWFPHLCSSMNHLAFVSLPNFNIPFFSNPKFLFIVGNAIIVFLVGESKLSNPPPSPATELYNEGPYNEYVGKSQKNCEFSSQMEKKGEGKLGIKFLTEESVKNIEKQAEEREEEEEGGLETEELTKRVEDFIARVNRQRLVEARFEDCGRG, from the coding sequence ATGGATTCAATCAATACAGAGAAGCTTCAATCcatgaagaagaacaagaaattaCAAGTTCTCAACTCTCTGTTTCTCCACTCCGTTTTAGCTTTACTTTGTACTCTGTTTTGTTCCTGCCCTTTTTGGTTTCCACACCTCTGTTCTTCTATGAACCACTTGGCTTTTGTTTCTCTCCCAAATTTTAATATTCCTTTCTTCTCCAACCCCAAATTCTTGTTCATTGTGGGCAATGCCATCATCGTCTTCCTCGTCGGGGAATCAAAGCTTTCAAATCCACCTCCATCTCCGGCGACGGAGTTATACAATGAAGGGCCCTACAATGAATATGTtggaaaaagtcaaaaaaattgcGAATTCTCAAGTCAGATGGAGAAGAAAGGAGAAGGGAAGTTGGGGATAAAGTTTTTAACAGAGGAGAGTGTGAAGAATATTGAAAAACaggcagaggagagagaggaagaagaggagggtggtttggaaacagaggagttgACCAAAAGAGTTGAGGATTTTATTGCAAGGGTTAATAGACAGAGGTTGGTTGAAGCTAGATTTGAAGATTGTGGAAggggatga